Proteins from a single region of Euleptes europaea isolate rEulEur1 chromosome 21, rEulEur1.hap1, whole genome shotgun sequence:
- the ZP2 gene encoding LOW QUALITY PROTEIN: zona pellucida sperm-binding protein 2 (The sequence of the model RefSeq protein was modified relative to this genomic sequence to represent the inferred CDS: inserted 1 base in 1 codon), with protein sequence MPETSSACVLRGSLFFSWKRGTESGELSSVANGDFLLCPEKMSWNQNHFKLKRQGGGVLYSVAVQLTYGPPERRLTVESRTVCAPGPATCNATHMTIAIPAFPGTLSAXDNKNIHLSRRQADGVSVDLRRGVKLYIDKKALKSRVYRDASCSSFQRYASSLKLSFDVGGEMATTIMYPECPCEQNAPLGKRGARPTLGLWHLTFLDRAPGIGKRFHLCPG encoded by the exons ATGCCAGAAACAAGCTCCGCTTGCGTCCTGAGGGGAAGCCTTTTCTTCTCTTGGAAGCGTGGGACAGAAAGCGGCGAACTCTCGAGTGTTGCAAACGGAGATTTCCTTCTTTGTCCTGAAAAGATGTCCTGGAACCAAAACCACTTCAAGCTGAAAAGA CAAGGCGGTGGCGTGCTGTACTCGGTAGCCGTGCAACTGACCTACGGGCCTCCAGAAAGACGGCTGACGGTGGAATCGAGAACGGTTTGTGCTCCAG GCCCAGCAACGTGCAATGCCACACACATGACCATTGCCATCCCGGCCTTCCCGGGAACTCTGTCAG TAGACAATAAGAACATTCACCTGAGCCGACGTCAAGCCGATGGAGTCAGCGTGGACCTAAGGAGGGGCGTGAAGCTATACATCGACAAGAAGGCCCTGAAGTCTAGG GTCTACAGAGATGCCAGCTGTTCGAGCTTTCAGCGTTACGCTTCCTCACTCAAACTGAGTTTCGACGTCGGCGGCGAAATGGCAACCACGATTATGTACCCAGAGTGTCCTTGTGAGCAAAATGCACCACTGGGTAAGAGAGGGGCACGGCCTACGCTTGGTCTGTGGCATTTGACCTTTCTGGATCGTGCCCCCGGCATCGGGAAGCGTTTTCATCTTTGCCCCGGGTGA
- the ANKS4B gene encoding ankyrin repeat and SAM domain-containing protein 4B, whose product MSTRYHQAAADGNLELLKEATQKDLNTSDVDGMTPTLLASYHGRLEAMEVICRRGGDPDKCDIWGNTPLHHAASNGHIHCVSFLINFGANIFALDNHMRSPLDAAANRNHYECVRVLDNAATEQTIKNPKKASHMKAQAQRNAERQIQECERRQERHEYKMNKHYNRTHAAGGTTTQERVKNFFTSSSLGTVPKYLKDTFRRRAKKKEDLDDQNMESSNQAKDIPAGRTTVMDMFNENEEDEPENQGKDGISEEEQKSIFNRPGLGNLVFRNNLATGVTAAPVLPEKEEIRFQIPNELFQFKRAEVAEDPDLGNDPEAPWIEEDIGWDDDNVETTPLEVFLASLELNEFLPILMRENIDLETLTLCSDEDLRSIQMQLGPRKKILHAVDRRKQALAKPGKPEDTKL is encoded by the exons ATGTCCACCCGGTACCACCAGGCAGCCGCTGATGGCAACTTGGAGCTGCTGAAAGAAGCCACCCAAAAAGATCTCAACACCTCCGACGTGGACGGGATGACGCCCACCTTGCTGGCCTCATACCACGGACGCCTGGAGGCGATGGAAGTCATCTGCCGAAGAGG AGGGGATCCAGACAAGTGTGACATTTGGGGGAACACCCCTCTCCACCATGCAGCCTCCAACGGCCACATCCACTGTGTTTCCTTCTTAATCAACTTTGGCGCCAATATCTTCGCCCTGGATAACCACATGCGCTCTCCTCTGGACgcggctgccaacaggaaccacTACGAATGCGTCCGAGTCCTTGACAACGCCGCCACGGAGCAGACCATCAAGAACCCCAAAAAAGCCTCCCACATGAAGGCCCAGGCCCAGCGTAACGCTGAGAGGCAGATCCAGGAGTGTGAACGACGCCAAGAGAGACACGAGTATAAAATGAACAAGCATTACAACAGGACGCATGCCGCGGGAGGAACGACCACCCAGGAGCGCGTGAAGAATTTTTTTACCTCCAGCTCACTAGGGACAGTCCCCAAATATTTGAAGGACACCTTCAGGCGAAGGGCAAAAAAGAAAGAGGATTTAGATGACCAGAACATGGAAAGCAGTAACCAAGCAAAGGACATCCCAGCGGGCCGTACAACCGTGATGGACATGTTCAACGAAAACGAGGAGGACGAACCAGAAAACCAAGGCAAAGACGGTATTTCTGAAGAGGAACAGAAGTCAATTTTTAATCGCCCCGGTCTTGGTAACCTTGTTTTCAGGAACAATTTGGCCACGGGCGTAACTGCTGCCCCCGTGTTGCCTGAGAAAGAAGAGATCCGTTTCCAAATACCCAACGAACTGTTTCAGTTCAAAAGGGCCGAGGTGGCTGAGGACCCGGATCTGGGGAACGATCCTGAGGCACCTTGGATCGAAGAAGACATCGGGTGGGATGACGACAATGTGGAGACCACCCCCCTCGAAGTTTTTCTGGCATCGCTGGAGCTGAATGAATTCCTTCCTATCTTGATGAGAGAAAATATTGATTTAGAGACGCTCACGTTGTGTTCGGATGAAGACCTCCGGAGCATACAGATGCAGCTGGGGCCGAGGAAGAAGATCCTCCATGCAGTGGACAGAAGGAAGCAAGCATTGGCAAAGCCGGGCAAGCCAGAAGACACCAAGCTATAA
- the CRYM gene encoding ketimine reductase mu-crystallin has protein sequence MSRGVPLLLGARAVEEHFPPAGLLLPALEGALADFSRGPEGGVVQPVRTVVPIQKYSGFLGVMPAYSEKDDALTTKLVTFYEHLKDPSVPSHQATVLLLDPTNGTLKAVMDGSVITAKRTAAVSAIATKLLMPAGSEVLCILGAGVQARSHYEIFMELFSFKEVRVWNRTKENAEKFARSTAGPVQVCSTVREAVEGADVIVTVTMATEPILHGEWVKVGAHINAVGASRPDWRELDDAAMRNSVLYVDSKEAALRESGDVILSGAKIFAELGEVLLGMKPALREQTTVFKSLGMAIEDTVAAKMVFDSWSASC, from the exons ATGAGTCGGGGAGTTCCGCTGCTGCTGGGCGCTCGGGCGGTGGAGGAGCATTTCCCCCCCGCCGGCCTGCTCCTCCCGGCCTTGGAAGGCGCCCTGGCCGACTTCTCCCGCGGCCCGGAGGGAGGCGTCGTCCAGCCGGTGCGCACTGTGGTCCCCATCCAGAAGTACAGCgg GTTCTTGGGAGTCATGCCTGCATACAGTGAAAAGGACGACGCATTGACCACCAAGTTGGTGACCTTTTACGAGCACCTGAAGGACCCTTCTGTTCCTTCGCACCAAGCGACAGTGCTGTTACTGGATCCAACCAACGGGACTCTAAAAGCG GTCATGGACGGCAGCGTCATCACAGCGAAGCGAACAGCCGCGGTGTCTGCAATAGCCACCAAG CTTTTGATGCCGGCTGGTTCTGAAGTTCTCTGTATCCTCGGGGCTGGCGTTCAAGCCCGTAGCCATTACGAGATCTTCATGGAGCTGTTTTCATTTAAGGAG GTGAGGGTGTGGAATCGCACGAAAGAGAATGCCGAGAAATTTGCCCGCTCGACGGCTGGGCCCGTACAGGTCTGTTCAACCGTCCGGGAGGCGGTCGAGGGGGCAGATGTGATTGTCACCGTCACGATGGCAACGGAACCGATTTTACATGGAGAATGGGTGAAAGTTGGGGCCCATATCAATG CTGTCGGAGCGAGCCGGCCGGACTGGCGGGAGCTGGATGATGCCGCGATGAGGAACTCTGTCCTCTACGTGGATTCCAAAGAGGCTGCTCTGCGCGAATCCGGAGATGTCATTTTATCCGGG GCGAAGATTTTTGCCGAGCTGGGCGAGGTGTTGCTGGGAATGAAGCCGGCTCTGCGTGAGCAGACGACTGTGTTCAAATCCCTGG GGATGGCGATTGAAGACACGGTGGCTGCGAAGATGGTCTTTGATTCCTGGTCGGCCAGCTGCTGA